The following are from one region of the Klebsiella aerogenes genome:
- a CDS encoding amino acid synthesis family protein, protein MHPAIRKTLVTTETLYVDGGKAAAKPLVMIAAAAVIRNPWAGLGYVDDLAPQIREFAPILGELLTGLILQEAGGGEKVEAFGKSAIVGLDGELEHASALIHTLHFGNHYRSAVQSKSYLAFNNTRGPANSPVLIPMMNKNDEGSREHYLTMQFNISDAPRYDEIVIALGAALGGRPHHRIGNRYSDLKELGHDAQNPAAV, encoded by the coding sequence ATGCATCCGGCGATTCGTAAAACGTTAGTCACAACGGAAACGTTGTATGTCGATGGTGGTAAAGCGGCTGCAAAACCGCTGGTGATGATTGCCGCCGCGGCGGTGATCCGCAACCCGTGGGCAGGGCTGGGCTATGTCGACGACCTCGCCCCGCAAATCCGTGAATTCGCGCCGATCCTTGGCGAGCTACTTACCGGCCTGATTCTGCAGGAAGCCGGCGGCGGTGAAAAAGTCGAAGCGTTTGGGAAAAGCGCGATCGTCGGTCTTGATGGCGAGCTGGAGCATGCCTCGGCGCTTATCCATACGCTGCATTTTGGCAACCACTACCGTAGCGCGGTACAGAGCAAGAGCTACCTGGCATTTAACAACACTCGTGGTCCGGCTAATTCACCGGTGCTGATCCCGATGATGAACAAGAACGACGAAGGCAGCCGCGAACACTATCTGACGATGCAGTTCAACATCAGCGATGCGCCGCGTTATGACGAAATCGTTATTGCGCTGGGTGCGGCGCTGGGCGGACGCCCGCATCACCGTATTGGTAACCGTTACTCCGACCTGAAAGAGTTAGGCCATGATGCGCAAAACCCAGCAGCTGTCTGA
- a CDS encoding cytosine permease has protein sequence MSRNHVIENKTVDYVPANERHGQARSLFTLWFCTNIAPLAVVTGAISTQTFHLNILSAISAIIAGHMFGGLFLALTSAQGPRVGIPQMVQSRAQFGRYGSLLVVAFTTMIYLGFFISNVTLSGKVINNVIPAIPVTSATVIGAIAATLIGVIGYRFIHRINKIGAWVMGTALLVGLVMMLTQPLPADFWHRGSFSLNGWFATFCICAVWQMSFSPYTSDYSRYLPENIGVFKPFICTWAGACCGTILAFLVGVAAINVVGGEGDAMAAVRQATGVLGPILMVLFLLNIICHNSMNLYGSVLSLITAVQTFRPQWRPDARVRMLFSAVVLVGGVFVSVAAAANFVAFFLNLIWALIGVLIPWCVINLLDFYVINKQHYDIAAIFSADGGRYGLVNRRALLVYFGGVLVQVPFVENAFYTGPWAHLIPGADISWMISLVVTSLAYLRFHQQGAAVQYGQEKARITGLMDNGS, from the coding sequence ATGTCCCGAAACCACGTAATTGAAAATAAGACGGTGGACTACGTTCCGGCCAACGAACGCCACGGCCAGGCGCGCAGCCTCTTCACCTTATGGTTTTGTACCAATATCGCGCCGCTGGCGGTGGTGACCGGCGCGATATCCACGCAAACGTTTCATCTTAATATTCTGTCGGCGATAAGCGCGATTATTGCCGGGCATATGTTTGGCGGGCTTTTTCTGGCGCTCACTTCCGCACAGGGGCCGCGAGTCGGCATCCCGCAAATGGTACAGAGCCGGGCGCAGTTCGGCCGCTACGGTTCGCTGCTGGTGGTCGCGTTCACCACCATGATTTATCTTGGCTTTTTTATCTCAAACGTGACGCTCTCCGGAAAAGTCATCAACAATGTCATACCGGCGATACCGGTGACCAGCGCGACGGTGATTGGCGCGATTGCCGCCACCTTGATTGGTGTGATTGGCTATCGCTTTATTCACCGCATTAATAAAATCGGCGCCTGGGTGATGGGCACGGCGCTGTTAGTGGGGTTGGTGATGATGCTCACGCAGCCTTTGCCGGCTGACTTCTGGCATCGAGGCTCATTCAGTCTCAACGGTTGGTTCGCAACGTTCTGTATCTGCGCCGTTTGGCAGATGAGTTTTTCACCTTATACTTCTGATTATTCTCGCTATTTACCAGAAAATATCGGTGTGTTTAAACCGTTTATCTGCACCTGGGCGGGGGCCTGCTGCGGCACGATTCTGGCCTTTCTGGTGGGGGTTGCGGCGATTAACGTCGTCGGCGGCGAAGGGGATGCGATGGCGGCGGTGCGCCAGGCGACCGGAGTATTAGGGCCGATACTGATGGTGCTGTTTCTGCTCAACATTATTTGCCATAACTCGATGAATCTCTATGGGTCGGTTCTTTCGCTGATCACCGCTGTGCAGACTTTTCGCCCGCAGTGGCGGCCGGATGCGCGGGTGCGGATGTTATTTTCTGCCGTGGTGCTAGTGGGGGGCGTGTTCGTCTCGGTAGCGGCGGCGGCCAATTTTGTCGCCTTCTTCCTGAATCTGATCTGGGCGTTAATTGGCGTCCTCATCCCGTGGTGCGTCATTAACCTGCTCGATTTTTACGTTATCAATAAGCAGCATTACGACATCGCCGCCATTTTTAGCGCCGACGGCGGGCGTTACGGGCTGGTAAATCGCCGTGCGCTGCTGGTTTACTTTGGCGGCGTACTGGTGCAGGTGCCGTTTGTTGAAAACGCCTTCTATACCGGCCCGTGGGCGCACCTGATCCCCGGCGCCGATATTTCATGGATGATTAGCCTGGTGGTCACTAGCCTTGCGTATTTGCGTTTTCACCAACAGGGCGCCGCGGTGCAATATGGACAGGAAAAAGCCCGGATCACCGGCCTGATGGATAACGGCTCTTGA
- a CDS encoding aspartate aminotransferase family protein, with translation MTNPSNQNRSTSDYQHSDAAHHIHAFLDQKALNAEGARVMVRGEGLYLWDNDGNKYLDGMSGLWCTQLGYSRQDLADAAAAQFAKLPYYNMFFHTTHPAVIELSELLFSLLPPHYSHAIYTNSGSESNEVLIRTVRRYWQILGKPEKKVMIGRWNGYHGSTLAATGLGGMKFMHEMGGMIPDIAHIDEPYWYMHGGNLTPQEFGLRCARQLEEKILELGAENVAGFIAEPFQGAGGMIFPPESYWPEIQRICRQYDVLLCADEVIGGFGRTGEWFAHQHFGFEPDTLSIAKGLTSGYVPMGGLVLSKRIAEALVEKGGVFPHGLTYSGHPVAAAVAIANLKALRDENHVTRVRTDTGPYLQKTLREVFDNHPLIGEVQGAGLVAALQFAEDKATRKRFANENELAWRCRTIGFEEGVIIRSTLGRMIMAPALIAGHSELDELIEKTKRAVDRTAKEIGLL, from the coding sequence ATGACTAATCCAAGCAATCAGAACCGTTCGACGTCCGATTACCAACATTCAGATGCGGCTCACCATATTCATGCCTTCCTGGATCAAAAAGCGCTGAACGCCGAAGGGGCGCGCGTCATGGTACGCGGCGAAGGGCTATACCTGTGGGACAACGACGGCAATAAGTATCTCGATGGGATGTCCGGCCTGTGGTGTACCCAATTGGGCTACAGCCGTCAGGATCTGGCGGATGCCGCCGCAGCGCAGTTCGCCAAACTGCCCTATTACAACATGTTCTTCCACACCACCCATCCGGCGGTGATCGAGCTTTCCGAACTGCTGTTCAGCCTGCTGCCGCCGCACTACAGCCACGCTATCTATACCAACTCCGGTTCGGAATCGAACGAAGTGCTGATTCGTACCGTGCGCCGCTACTGGCAGATCCTCGGCAAGCCGGAGAAAAAGGTGATGATTGGCCGTTGGAACGGTTATCACGGTTCCACGCTGGCGGCGACCGGGCTCGGCGGTATGAAATTCATGCATGAAATGGGCGGCATGATTCCAGATATCGCCCATATCGATGAACCCTACTGGTATATGCACGGCGGCAACCTGACTCCGCAGGAGTTCGGCCTGCGCTGCGCTCGTCAGTTGGAAGAGAAGATCCTTGAACTGGGCGCGGAAAACGTCGCCGGTTTTATCGCCGAGCCGTTCCAGGGCGCGGGCGGCATGATCTTCCCACCGGAAAGCTACTGGCCGGAGATCCAACGCATCTGTCGCCAATACGATGTGCTGCTGTGCGCCGATGAGGTGATTGGCGGCTTTGGCCGTACCGGTGAATGGTTTGCGCATCAGCACTTTGGTTTCGAGCCGGATACGCTGTCGATTGCCAAAGGACTGACATCAGGCTACGTGCCGATGGGCGGTCTGGTGCTGAGCAAACGCATAGCCGAAGCGCTGGTGGAAAAAGGCGGCGTCTTCCCGCACGGCCTGACCTACTCCGGCCACCCGGTAGCGGCAGCGGTGGCGATCGCTAACCTGAAAGCCTTACGCGATGAAAACCACGTGACCCGGGTACGTACAGATACCGGCCCATACCTGCAAAAAACGCTGCGTGAAGTCTTCGATAACCATCCGCTGATTGGCGAAGTTCAGGGCGCCGGGCTGGTTGCCGCCTTGCAGTTTGCTGAGGATAAAGCCACCCGCAAACGCTTTGCCAACGAAAACGAACTGGCCTGGCGCTGCCGCACCATCGGTTTTGAAGAAGGGGTGATTATTCGCTCGACGCTGGGACGCATGATCATGGCCCCGGCACTGATTGCCGGACATAGCGAACTCGATGAGCTGATTGAGAAAACCAAACGCGCCGTTGACCGCACCGCCAAAGAGATTGGCCTGCTGTAG
- a CDS encoding alpha/beta hydrolase: MMRKTQQLSDRQMRVSYLEAGEGEPLVLIHGVGMNAASWYPQIEALSRHFRVIAVDMPGHGNSEAFHHPATLTDYVAWLNDFLRTQPERCFAVAGHSMGALIASGLAIDHPQRVSHAVVMSGVFRRSEQARRAVLQRARELADGEAQLDSPLARWFSNDAGEAILREQVGGWLAEVNVQGYAAAYQAFASGDRVYADRWREIRCPVLVLTGELDANSSPQMAQEMAAAAPLGQAVIIDGARHMVSLTDALRVNHELLSFLQCGSARQSNNADMAGLSHANR, encoded by the coding sequence ATGATGCGCAAAACCCAGCAGCTGTCTGATCGTCAGATGCGGGTCAGCTATCTGGAGGCTGGCGAAGGCGAGCCGCTGGTGCTGATCCACGGCGTCGGTATGAATGCGGCGTCCTGGTATCCGCAAATTGAGGCGCTGAGCCGCCATTTCCGGGTAATTGCCGTCGATATGCCGGGACATGGCAATAGCGAGGCTTTCCATCATCCGGCGACCTTAACGGACTACGTGGCCTGGTTGAATGATTTTCTGCGTACCCAGCCCGAGCGTTGTTTTGCGGTCGCGGGTCACTCGATGGGGGCGCTTATCGCCTCAGGTTTGGCCATTGACCATCCGCAGCGGGTGAGCCATGCGGTGGTGATGAGTGGCGTGTTTCGCCGCAGCGAGCAGGCGCGTCGCGCCGTGCTGCAGCGGGCCCGCGAACTGGCGGACGGCGAGGCGCAGTTGGATTCCCCGTTGGCGCGCTGGTTTAGCAACGACGCCGGGGAAGCCATCCTGCGTGAACAGGTAGGCGGCTGGCTGGCGGAGGTGAATGTGCAAGGCTACGCCGCTGCATATCAGGCCTTTGCCAGCGGCGATCGGGTCTATGCCGATCGCTGGCGGGAGATCCGCTGCCCGGTACTGGTGTTGACCGGTGAACTGGATGCCAACTCCAGCCCGCAAATGGCGCAGGAGATGGCGGCGGCGGCGCCGCTGGGTCAGGCGGTCATTATCGACGGCGCCCGGCATATGGTCAGTCTGACCGATGCCCTGCGCGTCAACCATGAATTGCTGAGCTTCTTGCAGTGCGGCTCGGCGCGACAGAGCAACAATGCCGATATGGCGGGACTCTCTCATGCAAACAGATAA
- a CDS encoding flavin reductase family protein, translating into MQTDKRRQLRDAFGAFMTGVTVVTSRDKNGEPIGFTANSFSSVSLDPALLLVSIDKRSANFSNFTECAYFAVNILAEQQKETSNIFAQKVEDRFSLIDWRASENGTPLIDDSSAWFDCALHQVIDAGDHAILLGRVEGFDSVGTAGLGYYRGAYFTPYHNAEALINRLSVEVSALIEFNGQAVMVPHGESYRLPTRSVAKGSVDDTLKALMAELGINASPGFVYSVYEDRQNNKQHIVLLCALPTESESERPVLQHAQWYDLEKLSALPIGDSALKSLMNRFVRESAVGNYSIYYGDELSGSIKQFAS; encoded by the coding sequence ATGCAAACAGATAAACGTAGACAACTCCGCGACGCTTTTGGCGCGTTTATGACCGGCGTCACCGTCGTCACCAGCCGTGATAAAAACGGCGAGCCGATTGGCTTTACCGCCAACTCTTTCTCTTCGGTATCGCTGGATCCAGCGTTGCTGTTGGTCAGCATCGATAAACGTTCGGCCAACTTCAGCAACTTCACCGAGTGCGCCTATTTCGCGGTCAATATTCTGGCGGAACAGCAGAAAGAAACCTCCAACATCTTCGCCCAGAAAGTTGAGGACCGCTTCAGTCTGATTGACTGGCGCGCCAGTGAAAACGGCACGCCGCTGATCGATGACAGTTCCGCATGGTTCGACTGCGCGCTGCATCAGGTCATCGACGCCGGCGATCACGCGATTTTGCTGGGCAGGGTTGAAGGTTTTGATTCCGTCGGCACCGCGGGGCTGGGCTACTATCGCGGGGCCTATTTCACGCCGTATCACAATGCCGAAGCGTTGATTAATCGCTTAAGCGTTGAAGTGAGCGCATTGATTGAGTTCAACGGTCAGGCGGTGATGGTGCCACACGGTGAGAGCTATCGCTTGCCGACTCGCAGCGTGGCGAAAGGCAGCGTCGACGACACGCTGAAGGCGTTAATGGCGGAGTTGGGGATTAACGCCAGCCCGGGCTTTGTTTATTCGGTTTATGAAGATCGTCAGAACAATAAACAGCATATCGTGTTGCTGTGCGCGCTGCCGACCGAGTCGGAAAGCGAGCGGCCGGTTCTACAGCACGCGCAATGGTACGACCTGGAAAAACTGTCGGCGCTACCGATTGGCGATTCGGCGCTGAAATCCTTGATGAACCGTTTTGTGCGTGAAAGTGCCGTCGGCAATTACAGTATTTACTACGGTGATGAACTGAGCGGGTCAATCAAGCAATTCGCTAGCTGA
- a CDS encoding aldehyde dehydrogenase — MESFDLYIDGMFERGAARFSSLNPATAQPWAEIAEARGEEVDRAVAAARRAFYDPVWRGLTASARGKLLLKLAELVEQNAAELARLETLDTGKIIRETQSQIAYVAEYYRYYAGLADKLEGRTLAIDKADTETWTRREPVGVVAAIIPWNSQLFLSAVKIGPALAAGCTLVVKAAESAPAPLLAFARLIADAGFPAGVCNVITGFAEACGTRLTTHPDVDHIAFTGGPETARHIVRNSAENLSKTTLELGGKSPFIVFEDADLDSAANAQVAAIFAASGQSCVAGSRLLVAESVKEQLLEKLVERVKRIVIGSPDDMTTQFGPLCTQRQKTLIEQVVNRSLEQGARLVIGHDAIDSPGYYYPPTILDCSAAPQAESVVRELFGPVLSVVTFRDEAEAIRLANATDYGLAAGVFTRNLARAHRATRDLRCGIVWINTYRMVSPLAPFGGYGLSGHGREGGMEAALEFTTTKTVWLRTSDEPIDDPFIMR, encoded by the coding sequence ATGGAATCGTTCGATCTTTATATAGACGGTATGTTTGAGCGCGGCGCGGCGCGCTTTTCATCGCTTAACCCGGCGACCGCCCAGCCGTGGGCGGAAATTGCCGAAGCGCGGGGCGAGGAAGTGGATCGCGCCGTTGCCGCCGCCAGGCGGGCGTTTTACGATCCGGTCTGGCGCGGGCTAACCGCCAGCGCTCGCGGCAAGCTGCTGTTGAAGCTTGCCGAGCTGGTTGAGCAAAACGCCGCTGAACTGGCGCGGCTTGAAACGCTGGACACCGGGAAAATTATTCGCGAAACGCAATCGCAGATTGCCTATGTGGCTGAGTATTATCGCTATTACGCTGGTCTTGCCGATAAACTGGAAGGCCGTACGCTGGCGATTGATAAGGCGGATACCGAAACCTGGACCCGGCGTGAACCGGTTGGCGTCGTGGCCGCGATTATTCCGTGGAACAGCCAGCTCTTTTTATCGGCGGTGAAAATCGGTCCGGCACTGGCGGCGGGCTGTACTCTGGTTGTCAAAGCGGCAGAAAGCGCCCCCGCGCCGTTGCTGGCTTTTGCACGATTGATTGCTGACGCCGGTTTCCCGGCGGGCGTCTGTAACGTGATTACCGGTTTCGCCGAGGCGTGCGGGACGCGGTTAACCACCCATCCAGATGTTGACCATATCGCGTTTACCGGCGGCCCTGAGACCGCGCGGCATATTGTGCGCAACAGCGCGGAAAACCTCAGCAAAACCACCCTTGAGCTGGGCGGTAAGTCGCCCTTTATCGTCTTTGAGGATGCGGATTTGGACAGCGCCGCCAACGCGCAGGTTGCGGCGATATTTGCCGCCTCCGGGCAGAGTTGCGTCGCCGGTTCGCGCCTGCTGGTAGCGGAAAGCGTCAAAGAGCAGTTGCTGGAGAAATTGGTCGAGCGCGTCAAACGGATTGTCATCGGCAGCCCGGACGACATGACGACGCAATTTGGCCCGCTGTGTACGCAACGCCAGAAGACGCTCATCGAGCAGGTCGTCAACCGCTCTCTGGAGCAGGGCGCCCGGCTGGTGATCGGCCATGACGCCATTGACTCCCCTGGCTATTACTATCCGCCGACGATCCTCGATTGTTCCGCCGCGCCGCAGGCGGAAAGCGTGGTGCGCGAGCTTTTCGGCCCGGTGCTTTCCGTCGTGACCTTCCGTGATGAAGCGGAAGCCATACGGCTGGCGAATGCTACCGATTACGGACTGGCGGCTGGCGTCTTTACGCGCAATCTGGCCCGCGCCCACCGTGCGACCCGCGATCTCCGCTGCGGGATCGTCTGGATAAACACGTATCGCATGGTATCGCCGCTGGCACCCTTCGGCGGATACGGTCTTTCCGGCCATGGACGGGAAGGCGGAATGGAAGCGGCGCTGGAGTTCACTACCACCAAAACGGTGTGGCTGCGTACCAGCGATGAGCCGATCGACGATCCCTTTATCATGCGCTGA
- a CDS encoding LysR substrate-binding domain-containing protein, translating into MPHFTLKQLKYFVAVVEAESIAEASRQLHIAQPSISIAVKTLEDMFEQQFFIRHHAQGVSMTPSGQRFYEKAKELLRLSYQFEQNSKADNELVSGIISIGCFETAAPLYMPLLMAGFKKIYPEITIKIYDGEQHEIAHGLHRGRFDLAFLYDLELDTSIYTESLNAPQKPYALLPADHPLAQRHSVRLSELSNLPMILLDVVPSKNYFISIFKDKGYNPQVAYSSPSIEMVRCMVGQGLGFSVLVTRPVNDMTYDGQQVRCVEIQDEMANSALVMAHLRSSEPTKPTKLFMEYCRNAVLSPPQLDAKVA; encoded by the coding sequence ATGCCCCATTTTACCCTGAAACAGCTCAAATACTTTGTGGCCGTCGTCGAGGCGGAAAGTATTGCTGAAGCCTCACGCCAGCTGCATATCGCGCAGCCGTCCATTTCCATCGCCGTGAAGACGCTGGAAGATATGTTTGAGCAGCAGTTTTTTATTCGCCACCACGCCCAGGGCGTATCGATGACCCCGAGCGGGCAACGTTTTTATGAAAAGGCGAAAGAGCTGCTGCGGCTTTCATATCAATTCGAGCAAAACTCGAAAGCCGATAATGAACTGGTCTCCGGCATTATTTCTATCGGCTGTTTTGAGACCGCCGCACCGCTGTATATGCCGCTGCTGATGGCCGGATTTAAGAAGATCTATCCGGAAATCACCATCAAAATCTACGACGGCGAACAACATGAGATTGCTCACGGCCTGCACCGCGGGCGTTTTGATTTGGCTTTTCTCTACGATCTTGAACTGGATACGTCGATTTATACCGAAAGCCTCAACGCGCCGCAGAAACCCTACGCGTTGTTGCCGGCGGATCACCCGCTGGCCCAGCGTCATTCCGTGCGGCTGTCCGAGTTGAGCAACCTGCCGATGATTCTGCTGGACGTGGTGCCGAGCAAAAACTACTTCATCAGTATTTTCAAAGATAAGGGCTACAATCCGCAGGTCGCGTACAGTTCGCCGTCGATTGAGATGGTGCGCTGCATGGTGGGTCAGGGGTTGGGTTTCTCGGTGCTGGTGACCCGCCCGGTCAATGACATGACCTATGACGGCCAGCAGGTGCGCTGCGTGGAAATTCAGGATGAGATGGCGAATTCGGCGCTGGTGATGGCGCATCTGCGCAGTAGCGAGCCGACCAAACCGACCAAACTCTTTATGGAATATTGCCGCAATGCGGTGCTGAGTCCGCCGCAACTGGACGCTAAAGTGGCCTGA
- a CDS encoding LLM class flavin-dependent oxidoreductase, producing MKLSLFIHMERISPDEPQDKLYNEMMALCEMADEAGMHAIWTGEHHGMNFTIAPNPFINLADLANRTSRVRLGTGTIIAPFNHPLRLAGEAAMTDIITGGRLELGIARGAYNYEYQRLMPGLDAWEAGQRMRELVPAVKKLWEGDYAHQGEYWQFPSSTSSPQPKQQPHPPIWIAARDPNSHEFAVSNGCNVQVTPLHQGEEEIVRLAECFHETRQRLAPEKPLKIMLLQHGFVAEDEQDAQQAAEELNRFYNYFGAWFKNERPVSQGLIQPLSDEEIAANTYYSAAAMRKNLAIGTPNEIITRLKKYEALGYDEFALWIDSGMTFERKKASLTRFIQQVMPEFR from the coding sequence ATGAAACTGTCTCTCTTTATTCATATGGAACGTATCTCGCCGGATGAGCCGCAGGATAAGCTCTACAACGAGATGATGGCGCTGTGCGAAATGGCCGATGAAGCCGGGATGCACGCGATCTGGACCGGTGAGCATCATGGGATGAATTTTACCATTGCGCCGAACCCGTTTATTAATCTCGCCGATTTAGCCAACCGTACCAGCCGGGTGCGTCTGGGCACTGGCACCATCATTGCCCCGTTTAACCACCCGCTGCGGCTGGCTGGTGAGGCGGCCATGACCGATATCATCACCGGCGGTCGCCTGGAGTTGGGCATCGCGCGCGGAGCATACAACTACGAATACCAGCGTTTGATGCCTGGTCTGGATGCCTGGGAAGCCGGGCAGCGGATGCGCGAACTGGTGCCTGCCGTGAAAAAATTGTGGGAAGGGGATTACGCGCACCAGGGAGAATACTGGCAATTCCCGTCATCGACCTCATCGCCGCAGCCCAAGCAGCAGCCGCATCCGCCGATCTGGATTGCCGCTCGGGATCCGAATAGTCATGAGTTTGCGGTCAGTAACGGCTGCAACGTGCAGGTGACGCCGCTGCATCAGGGCGAAGAAGAGATCGTCCGCCTGGCGGAATGTTTCCACGAAACCCGCCAGCGCCTGGCGCCGGAGAAACCGCTGAAAATTATGCTGCTGCAGCACGGCTTCGTCGCGGAAGATGAGCAGGACGCGCAGCAGGCCGCCGAAGAGCTTAACCGTTTTTATAACTATTTCGGCGCCTGGTTTAAGAATGAGCGTCCAGTAAGTCAGGGGCTAATTCAGCCGCTCAGCGACGAAGAGATTGCCGCCAATACCTATTATTCCGCTGCCGCCATGCGTAAAAATCTCGCCATCGGTACGCCGAATGAAATCATCACCCGGCTGAAAAAATATGAAGCGCTGGGCTATGACGAGTTTGCGTTATGGATTGATAGCGGCATGACGTTTGAGCGGAAAAAGGCGTCACTGACCCGTTTTATTCAGCAAGTTATGCCCGAATTTCGTTAA
- a CDS encoding aldehyde dehydrogenase, producing MSDRNFWQRKLQEQRFISHAIIDGQPYVAKSRQVCPAVNPATNTVLAEVTSLQAEDIDIAVASARRAFTSGVWSGLAPQERKRALLRLSALILQHREELALLESVSMGKPVNDALTIDVPGAAHILSWYAESVDKIYDEVAPAKPGSLATITRQPIGVVAAIVPWNFPLDLASWKLGPALAAGNSVILKPSENAPFSALRLGELALEAGIPPGVLNVVTGLGTETGRALGLHHDIDTIAFTGSTAVGKAFMAYSAQSNLKQVWLECGGKSANIIFADCQDLDLAAEKAAFGICFNQGEVCSANSRLLVERPVYAAFIAKLQEKMQAWAPAHPFDPDARMGAMVSAGHAEKVIAAIRRAEDDGATLLTGGRAVEIDGVANYVQPTLLANVNEEMALWQEEIFGPVLAVCAFDSEQEAVHLANNHIYALAASLWTDNLHRAHRVAAQLTAGTVSVNTVDALDVTVPFGGNKQSGFGRDLSLHAFDKFTSLKTTWFQFR from the coding sequence ATGTCTGATAGAAACTTTTGGCAGCGCAAGCTGCAGGAGCAGCGCTTTATCAGCCACGCCATTATCGATGGTCAACCGTACGTCGCGAAAAGCCGCCAGGTCTGCCCCGCCGTCAATCCGGCAACCAATACGGTTCTGGCGGAAGTCACGTCACTGCAGGCGGAAGATATTGATATCGCCGTCGCTTCCGCACGCCGCGCGTTTACCTCCGGGGTCTGGTCCGGGCTGGCGCCGCAGGAGCGTAAACGCGCGCTGCTGCGCCTGTCAGCGCTGATCCTCCAGCATCGCGAAGAACTGGCGCTGCTGGAGAGCGTCAGCATGGGGAAACCGGTCAACGATGCGCTGACGATTGATGTTCCCGGCGCCGCGCACATCCTCAGTTGGTATGCCGAAAGCGTAGATAAAATCTACGATGAAGTCGCGCCTGCCAAACCCGGCTCGCTGGCGACCATCACTCGCCAACCGATCGGCGTGGTCGCCGCTATCGTGCCGTGGAATTTCCCGCTCGACCTCGCCTCATGGAAGCTGGGTCCGGCGCTGGCCGCCGGTAATAGCGTGATCCTCAAGCCTTCGGAAAACGCGCCGTTCAGCGCCCTACGTCTGGGCGAGCTGGCGCTGGAAGCCGGTATTCCGCCGGGCGTGCTCAACGTGGTGACCGGGCTGGGAACCGAAACCGGTCGTGCCCTGGGATTGCATCACGATATCGACACCATCGCCTTCACTGGATCAACCGCAGTCGGCAAAGCCTTTATGGCCTATTCGGCGCAATCCAACCTGAAACAGGTATGGCTGGAGTGCGGCGGCAAGAGCGCCAATATCATCTTCGCTGACTGCCAGGATCTCGACCTGGCCGCGGAGAAAGCGGCATTTGGCATCTGTTTTAATCAGGGCGAAGTCTGTTCCGCAAACTCCCGCCTGCTGGTTGAGCGCCCGGTTTACGCGGCCTTCATTGCCAAACTACAGGAAAAAATGCAGGCCTGGGCGCCAGCGCATCCATTCGACCCGGACGCCCGCATGGGGGCAATGGTCAGCGCCGGGCATGCCGAAAAAGTGATCGCCGCCATCCGGCGCGCGGAAGACGATGGCGCCACGCTGCTCACCGGCGGGCGCGCGGTAGAAATCGACGGCGTCGCCAACTACGTCCAGCCGACGCTGTTGGCCAACGTCAACGAAGAGATGGCGCTGTGGCAAGAAGAGATCTTCGGCCCGGTGCTGGCGGTTTGCGCCTTCGATAGCGAACAGGAGGCGGTACATCTGGCGAACAACCATATTTACGCCCTGGCCGCATCATTGTGGACCGATAACCTGCACCGCGCCCACCGCGTCGCCGCGCAGCTTACTGCCGGAACGGTATCGGTGAATACCGTCGATGCGCTGGACGTCACCGTGCCCTTTGGCGGCAACAAACAGTCGGGCTTTGGCCGCGATCTGTCGCTGCACGCCTTCGATAAATTCACCAGCCTCAAAACAACCTGGTTTCAGTTTCGCTAG